The DNA region AGCGCGGTAAAAAATCTCATCCTGTTAACCCAGAAACACCTCTGCAATCACGACCTGGTAATATGTAATGTATATATCTATCTTGTTTCTCTAATTATTTGACTTCACTGACTAACTCTTGATAATTAATTTCTGCAGGGGCTAGAACCTCTGATTTGGCAGTTAAGCAAAGTCCAGTTCAAGGGAAAGGTATCTCTTCACTTCTTGGTCAAGCCAGCAGCAGCAAGGCTACTCCAACAACTGCAAATCCCTTAATACCTCTTTCGTCTCCTCTTTGGAGTCTACCAACTCTCTCTGGTGATACCCTGCAATCTAGTGGTCTCACAAGAGGTTCTGTTGTGGATTATCCACAGCCGCTTGCTACATTGCATCCTTATCAATCTCCACCTGTGAGGAACTTTCTTGGACATAACACATCTTGGTTATCCCAAGCCTCCATTCGTGGACCTTGGATTAGCTCTCCAACTCCTGCGCCCAGCACCCATCTTTCTGCATCACCTGTCTTTGATACAATTAAGTTAGGTTCTGGCAAGGGATCTTCTCTGCCTCCTTCCTCGAGCATAAAGAATGTTACTCCTGGTCCTCCAGCTTCCAGTGCAGGTTTGCAAGGTATCTTTGTTGGGACTGCTTCTCTTTTGGACGTAATCAATGTGGCAGTATCACCTGCGCAGCATTCTTCAGATCCCAAGcccaagaaaaggaaaaaaggtGTGGTATCTGAAGATCTTGGCCAGAAGGCTCTGCAGTCATTGACTCCAGCAGTCAGTAACCATACATCTACTTCTTTTGCCGTTTTGACTCCTCTTGGCAATGTACCAGTTACTGCTGTTGAAAAATCAATTGTGCCTGTCTCTCCTCTAGATAATCAACCTGAAAATGATGGAAATGTTGAGAAGAGGATTCTATCAGATGAGTCTCTTATGAAAGTTAAGGAGGCTAAGGTATATGCAGAAGAAGCTTCTGCTCTTTCTGCTGCTGCTGTGAATCATAGCCTAGAGCTATGGAATCAGTTGGATAAGTATAAAAATTCTAGATTGATGCCAGATGTTGAGGCCAAATTGGCTTCGGCAGCAGTTGCAGTTGCTGCTGCTGCAGCTGTTGCAAAGGCAGCGGCTGCAGCTGCCAATGTTGCATCAAATGCTGCATTTCAAGCAAAACTGATGGCTGATGAAGCATTGATTTCTTCTGGTTATGAAAAGTCCAGCCAAAGTAACAAATTTTCTCTTTCTGAGGGTACAGGTAACTTGGGAAATGCTACCCCTGCTTCCATTTTGAAGGGTGGTGATGGCCCCAATAGTCCTATCATTGTTGCTGCGAAGGAAGCTGTTAGAAGGAGAGTCGAAGCAGCTTCAGCAGCCTCCAAAAGAGCTGAAAACATGGATGCCATTGTAAAGGCTGCTGAGCTGGCAGCAGAAGCTGTATCTCAAGCGGGAAAAGTTGTAACTATGAATGATCCCATACCATTAAGTGACTTAATAGAAGGTGGCCCAGAGGGATATTGGAAAAACCGAGTCTCTTCTCAGGAAGCTGGATTATTGAATGACTTGGCCAAAGGTCCAGTGAATATTGAGAATGTCGGAGATATTCCTGAAACTTCTCATATACATAACAGAGACATTTCATCTGGTGGTGATTCAGTTCCTATTAAGATAAACGAGAATAATTCAAGAGGTCCAAAAGGGCACAAAGTTTATGATTTAGTTAAGCCTGTTGATATGGTTTCTGGATCTGAGCCTGAAATATGGGCTCCTTCTTCCATTGTTAAAAATGGATCTGAAAATCTTGAGGAAAACAACTTCAAGGAGGGCTCTCTTGTTGAGGttgttgcatttttttttatgttgaatTAGTGAAAATAGGCAGATTAATGTCAATGGGTTCATTTTTCTGCCACCTACTATGGTGATGATCAGGCATAAGTTTTCAATTAAATTCGCGTGCATTccttacattttttaatttgttgctTTTAAATTAGATTTTTAGTTGACCCCACCTGATGGGAAAAGGCTTTGGTGATTGTTTTTGTtgcttttaaattaaaattttccgACTAATTGAAGCTATCATATGTATCAGGTTTTCAAAGATGAGGAAGGGTATAAAGCTGCATGGTTCGTTGCTAATATtttgagtttgaaggatgaTAAAGCTTTCGTATGCTACACATCGCTTGTACCTGTTGAAGGTTGGTAAAGCTTATGTATATTGTATTTTCTGAGAATGAAGTATCTTATTAACCATCCAGAAAAATTGACATGACTGTATTTCCAATTTCTGGATATTCATGGAAATTGGAATAGCCAATGGGTTTGAGGCTTTGAGCTAATTTGTGTGTACAGTTAGGAGGATTCTCTAAAAGGGGGATCATCAGAATGTTAATGCTATGTTAAAAAGCAAACTATATAACTGACTGGTATTTTCTGAATTTTTTATAAGTTAAGAAATTTGTTCAGAGTTGGGGCTCTGAAGAGTAAATAAATTTCAGATAAATCATAGAAAATTAGGTCTGTTGTCTGGGATGGCCTGTATTTATCTGGATGCCATTGAATTCCAGTGCTTTCTCTTTGAGATCTTTATTCAATAGTGTAATTTTGAGTATTAATTCACTATGCATGACAAAATTTGCTGTTTTATAGGTGCTGGGCCTTTAAAGGAATGGGTTTCACTTGAACATGATGGAGACAAACCACCCAGAATACGTACTGCTCGCCCTTTAACTAGTTTACAACATGAAGGAACAAGAAAGAGACGTAGAGCAGCTATGGGAGATTATGCATGGTCTGTTGGGGATAGAGTTGACGCATGGGTTCAAGAAAGGTATCCTTTCTGCTCAATATCTTTTTTATTAGCTTTTTATTAATGGCCATATCTTCCATACATTATTAAGCTTTTGTGTGTGGATATAGAATATAATCATTAATCACTGGCAGTTTACATATGTTCAATCATTTGTTGACTTATGAAAAATAGGGTTGTTTCATACTTTCTCCCGTTCTTCAACTATTTAGTTTTTAAGTTTTTGACAGAAGTATATTGAGTAAAGGGATTTTGGAGTATGtgtacagagagagagagatgactAAATTAGATAAATGCTAAAACGTGAACTAATtaccattaaattaaatttttagaaGCATAAATTTGTATGGACTTAAAAGTAATTTTTACCATAAAAAACTTAataggaaaatgaaagttttctAACATGGGAGCTTTTTTTATCAGCTGGCAGGAAGGAGTGATCACAGAGAAGAATAAGAAAGATGAAACGACATTGACTGTCCACTTTCCAGGTATGTATGTTATTTGATTAAACAATTTTTTGTGCTTAgcttcctttttctttctttaattttcttttaccaAATCATAGCATATCAGCATCTGATTCTTGGAAATATATAATCTGTTTGTTTTTTTGTAGGTAGCGGAGAAACATCGGTTGTTCGAGCCTGGCATCTCCATCCATCCCTTATTTGGAAGGATGGGAAATGGATTGAATCTTCCAAGGTGGAAGCAAATGACCGTTCTACACATGAGGTACTTTGTTTTGAGCTTCATATGATGTTCCAACCTTCGTGTCTGTCTGTGCTAAGATTTTATGTTTTGTACACAGGGTGATACACCAAATGAAAAACGACCGAAGATTGGTAGTAATAAAGTAGAGGTGAAAGGGAAAGTCAAGTATTCAAAAAGTAGTGATGGTGTGGAGTCAGCAAACACTGATGAGACAAGATTACTTAATTTGACTGAAAATGAGAGAGTTTTTAACATAGGTAAGAGCAGCAAGAATGAAAGTAAACAGGATCCGCACAGAATGGCGAGGACTGGTCTTCAGAAAGAAGGATCAAGAGTGATCTTTGGGGTTCCTAAGCCTggaaagaaaaggaaatttaTGGACGTGAGCCAGCATTATGTTGAACATGGGAAAAACAACATTAATGATAGAAGTGATTCAGTTAAAATTCCAAATTTATCAGGATCCCTAGTATGGAAAAACAGTTCCAGAAATGATACCAAAGAAAAACATGGAGCCTCCAAGCCCAAGACCAAGTTTGGAAAACCAGAGAGTGTTTTGGGTAGAGTGATCCCACCAAAAGACATTTCTTTGTCCAATGCATCTTCTACCACCACCGATCTGACAGGTCAAACAGAAAGGACCATGGATTCTTCAAATCATTTAAAAAGTGCTTCACAGAGTGAAAGTCAGGTGGAGAGAGCACCTGATGGAGCAACAGAAGGAGCAATCTTGTTTTCATCGCGGGCTACATCAAGGGATGCTCCTCCGACTAAAAAGGTGTCCACATCAAGAGCAAGTAAAGGAAAGCTTGCACCTGCCGGTGATAAGTTGGGCAAGGGTGAGGTGGAAAAGACTATAAATGACAACCCCTCAAAACCAACATCTGATGTTACTGCTCAACGAAGATCCAATCGCAGGATCCAGCCAACTTCAAGGGTAAGTTCTACAACAGAGTGATACACTCACAAACACATAAAATTTTAACTAGAAAgccattttcatttttcacggCCTTTGAAAAACTGCATTATATGTAAGGCTTTTTGTTTTGAATCtgatgtggtggtggtggttcttgGTGGCAGCTGTTAGAAGGATTGCAGAGCTCTTTGATCATCTCAAAGATTCCTTCATTTTCACATAATCGTAATACTTCCAAGGGTGAGCATCCATGCCTTCCTTGGTTACTAATTTCGAGTCAAGTACTTTTGTTGCCGGTTCAGTCTATTTCAATTATACACTTTAACTGATTCTGTGTAAGTTGTCACAGGTAATAATCAGGGTTGAACTGTAGGAGCTTCCAATGATGAGATGAAGTTTGGAACCAGCCCGTTGTTAGATGGCCGATGCACCAGCTTAGATgtgtatatttaattttataatagaGAACCTAGGAATGGAAATTCTTGCTTCCTTTAGGCAGTTAAGTAGATCTTGTCATATCGGTTTTAGTTTAATTTAAATGTATTTAACTCCCTTCGAATTTCTCCATGATGCATTGTTTATAGAGGTTTGATAATCAACTAGATGTGACCCATGCGTTGCGCGGGCGGATAACATGATTTGAGATCAGTTCTCTTTAAAAATGATATGCGATAATTTACTTATACATTTATCTGACATTTCAATTGTATGTTAACACATTTAGCTTAAGGttaggttcttttttttttgtcaaatagcTTAAGGTTACGTTGAAACTAGAGAAGTTTCGCATTGGTGGGTTGAACACAAAAAGTATGGCATATAAGCTTGAATATTGTAGTCCAAAATGTCTTCAGGCATTTTTGGAACCAACCGCACTATCACTTAGCCAATCATACTCTCTCAACCTAGAAGTACGTTTTTTTGTCAAACTTACAAGTATGTTTTGGAACACAAGTATTTTAATAATGTTCGTTTGTGATATTTTATCATaatttaacttttattgttGATTGTTTAATTAGGTACTTGTGATAGTAACGTTTTAaaatttggaggataaaattattaattaataattaatattagttaatattattagttttaatttttttaaatatacacCGAATCAAGCAGTTCAATTAGTGACTCACTGGTTTGACCAGCTGAGTTTTATAACATTGTGAAAAATGTTACCAACACTCACTTTAACACTCTTTTCAATACTCTTTCGTTCATTTGTTAAAATTCATGTGTTCACTAAATCATATGGgtcatatttttcaatttggtGGGGATGGGGATTTCACGAATTCTGACCAATAAAAGTTTGTTAAATGAGTGTTGGTCCCCTTTTACTTTTAGTCAAAACGGGCAAAATCATGGAACTCAATTTTGTCCCACGACAACATTACTTCTAAAGAACTTAAATACAATTCACAAACCACTTTATATCTATTAACATTTTGCAACGCGTTAATATCTCTAGGACCTAAACTGAGCCACTCACATGTGAACTGGACCCTCGATGATTTACAAATACAAATCGAGTGTGGAAATGGAGCCATTGCCCGAGCATTTCAGTTCCAATTTGACCTTCCCGATAGCGTTTACAGGCTAGGGAGCTCTAGTATTTTCCCCCCACCCCTGGTCCAAAGTCACTTACTTGATCATGTGTTGGCTCATTGAACGTGGGATTCAGCTTTTGCTGTGAGACACTCGTAATTATTGCAACGTGTTTAGGGAGACAGTATCCATGTTTGTATAGCGTTCTTCTTCATCCACATATGGTCTCTCACATATGCAAGAGTTTGGATATTCATGAAATTCACCTCGTCCCGGTCTCATCTCATCTGGCTCTCCCATAAATCCTCTTTGGCATGCCTTAACCTTTCTCGCGAAGGTATCCCACTCCATCTGATGCCTTCCCATGAACAGTGTGCTGAGCTTCTTTGCATTTGGCCTAATTGTTCTTTTGTGACCCATATATCTCCTGTTATAAACAAAGTGAAAGATTTAACAGAACGCCAAAAGTAAAaggttaaggaaaaaaaaagtttagtcAGGAAAAGCAATTACGACCCACAGGAAGCACATGGGCATGACAGCTCAAGACCCTGATCCAGCATACTTTAGCATCAAGCTTTGAATTTTCTCTTTGTTATAAAATGAAATGCAAATACAGGCTTTCAAGAAACCTCCTGAAGCAAGCTATTACAAATTTTTCtttagccaaaaaaaaaaaggaaaaaatgaaaCCAACTCACTTCTTTTTTGGTAAAAGAGGAATTTCAGTAAGGAAATTTAAATCTCCTCAATTGTTGATTATAGGGGAAAACAAATTTTGGCTGAACATTAGAACATTAATTGATTCTAGAATACAAGTATTAGCAAAGTAGTTGCCTTTTTTatcatacaagaaaagattgaCTTGAATGAACCCAACCTAATCTACTATCCATAACATATCAGATCAGGTTTTGTTATTTAGTTCAATGAAGGTGCCTAAGGTCTAAACAACATCTGAAAAATGGTCCCCACTCCGCAGTGAAGGGCATTGTCGGCTAAGCTAATAAGCAACGACTAATCTAACAAGGTTATGGTATGGGAACTATATTTGGTCATATATGATTCAACCTCAACTTTCATTGGAACTTAAGAAGGTAAGGCCCTATAACTGAACTTTGCTGAGTCCAAAATATACCAAATAAGCAATTGTTGATCCTGCTACAAGATCAACTGCTCCTCAATAATGTTCATGTCATGAGAGCTAGCGTCTAGAAGGCTAGAAGAATAGTGAGAAATATAATGTAAAATCATTCATATGTCTTTGTCCAATTAAAGGAACCagccaagaagaagaaaactggTAGTATTATTCAGTATAGAAAACTACAAGATGCTCTGAGTAATCAGAGAGTCCTAGGCACCTAGCTCCTCTCCCTAAAGCCCAATTACCAAATGTTTCAAAAAGATGATAACTCTCTGTAACTAACTCTCAAACTAAGTGAACTcccttaactaactaactaaaccCTGGGACGATGCGGGTACCTATCGttcaacagcttaagctttggGGTAGTTGGTTCATAACATAGCCAGAGCTTCTATGaccaagtggtctagagttTGATCCTTGTTACccccattattctaataaaaaaatgaattacaGCACAAGGTAAATGTGTTTGTCCATTGTTTACGCCGCTTCAAGCCCAGTGAGCTCTTGTGTGAgtgagaaatataatataaaaccattcatgtgtttCACTCAATAACTTAAGCTTTTGAAGACATTGTCTGTACCTGAATCCTGAACCAATTTTAACCCAGTCTATATCCTCTACACTGTTTCTTTCCACAATTCTAAAGTTCATTAGAGAATCTATCTTAATTTTTCTACAAGATTGCTAGCGAACAAGTATTGAGTAAATTACAATAAGTTTTCCCAACTTCAAGCCAAACCACAGCTCTCCCACATGTTCTCAAAATAGCTTAATAGTAAATAATGCAACACTAGGCACTTCATAATGGAACAATCATAGTTATAATTTTAGTTATTCCATTACTAGATGAAGATAATCCTTTCTTGATTGTGTTTAATGTGATTTTTAGAAGCCAGGGAGTCTGTTGATGAACTAAACAAACATAATGAGAACATCAGAGCAATTTTATATAGTCTTACCTTCGACCTGCAAGAATCTTGGCCATGTTACCATTGTTGTTAGTGATAAATACATCACTTTCATCACAAACAATGTAGTCAACAGCAGCAAGGCGGGATGAGAATTGAAGGAAAGGTTTCAGCTCTTCGTTAGCAAGCATCTCCTTTGTATACATGTTAGGGAAAAGATCTTTCAGAGGCTGCATAGTCTCATCCCCACCATATATTTCTCCTGATGCAACATAGAGGTATGTGTCATTTCTAAAACCAAGTGCCCTCAGCATCAAACCTACTTCATGAGGAGTAAGAGGACATTTGCCTCGCTTCCGTTCTCCATCTGGGCTTAAATCCTGTTTTGCCATTAAAAATAATTAGCCTCAAATTTGAGAAGTATTATGTTAGGACCCGAAAATCCTAACGTGGAGAAACGATAGAGAAAATAGGGAAAATGGGAATATTTTtggtattttattataaaagactggaaaataaagatagataagaaCTAAGAGGCTGGTTCCCCTTAGAACCAAGAGGCTGGTTCCTCTACAATAGGGCTGGTTCCCTTTACAACTCAATAATAATTTAATCCATAACTCTAACCTAAGGAGGgcactcctatttataataactaatCCTAATATAATTAATCCTAACATATTATATGGAAAAATAATCAGGTTATGTGTCACGAAAGAATGCAGGTTTCAaccaggcttgttaatagcgcgctatagcgcGCAATAGCCTATAGCGTAGCGGCCTGGGGGTTCaccgctactccactattcaccgctatTTGCGCTATTTTCCGCTATAGCGCCGCAATAGCGCTCgaaatagcgttttttgggcttgccgctacactacgctatccgccattaacaaccctggtTTCAACACCTTCAGAAAGTCAGCGCAGTTAAGAAAGGACAAAATGTCATTTCTTACTAGTTGAATGACTAAGATTTTATCACTAGAACTTAGAAGTCAATAGAAAGTAGTCTTACAGGTAACGTTGTCCACCTTTTTCTGATTTCACCAAGCTCATGTCTTTCTTTTTCTCCCCCACCAAAATAACAGCCTGAAAATGCTAGCATATCTGGTTCAAACCTGTCATAAATCAATCACGAATGCTGTTGTTAGTGGCAACTACCATGGAACCCCCTTGCATCCCAAATACTTTTGAAtgaaacaacaacaagaaactgTTATTAACTTATTGCTATTATTGAGTTGCATGAGAAAGTTGAATTTGAGAGGTCCCCTTCCGAAACCCCCCAACGTAGAAGTAAACAAATACTTCCAATTCAACATTTTGAAATAGTTCAAACAGTTATAATGATTCCAAATCTCAGACAATGTAAAGAAGTTGTGAAAAGGGAAACATCAAAGAAACCTCAAATGGACTGCTATAAAACGGTTTGCCATCTTTCGCATTCTGACAACAAGTTTTTCACCAAGTTCTTGTATAGGTTTTGTAAATCTCAAAGCATGAAAATTAACACGGCAACGTAGTTTCTGTAGCTCATCATCAAGGTTACTTGCAAGTCTATAGTCAAACTTG from Lotus japonicus ecotype B-129 chromosome 2, LjGifu_v1.2 includes:
- the LOC130741048 gene encoding uncharacterized protein LOC130741048 isoform X5 — translated: MDYDDNDFQGQNLHLAGEGSAKFPPVLRPYALSKFDFDENLQANVRFDSFVESETFLGIESNEDHQWIDAYSRGGSGIEFNSNPTASCSISRHDNVWSEATSSESVEMLLKSVGQEEYIPRQTSIQQLDAFDELACLAKQMDSNSKLDDKNEFKDNVADLQPPDVTHTSCSALKEDVRMEQSQAGVSRSHEGEPSLDVCQNIDIPLSEGNPTPFTDDKSNSTNQREVETVIDDSHPGKTLDDSSAFVVQTNSTESSMRNVGDEQQGPLQTLTNDEDLEYSVVNKEAVVDPRTVDGNAVEGNAHHPDNSFCSFPTEETLEGTSAVEGLETRLGSLEDSLRAGSVPVSELQKAERSSEDNCSFDVSRDSGNEDVNLLKDVVMDDQSVLNTCESPKVSIKDDSVYEKQVVEVSNSDGETCPNLQQNVDAVEKKTFSGSSVMKENELLSTGDPMDAEILSNKSETPMVTAEENNFSIVVEGNSDNRVGSVSSFGVVASLAKSTVLGVVSSPLSADSRETELTPSTVSINVIPSNNSASGYLHDVGACSAVKIGESQGTIDDKVIKECTKEIGVPPVLCESSEKQGDDLPVSITKDDKETLNENDDKSSPKKLGDILLGNEGPIASAPLPVSCVELHETGSFPADSTFNPSSALGSPSQTEKDESEAKASANQTLPVSDLKNSGANNTLPAAQDLKGNAASKDKRNSTPELNSVVDLSQKEIADVNTEDDGKRQSVPASATNNATTAVEGSPSTSGLCPSKTKTVENVSLGNSPISGGVVARSASKATPERKPRRSYNKKAGKESSKRGSRLKDTTPARQSERGDKSTKVSLSPPPGFQLMQSNEGKQYGPIDSNSRKSHTLVNTSTAGLPDLNTSASTPVSFHQPFTDLQQVQLRAQIFVYGALIQGIVPDEAYMISAFGGPDGGRSIWENGWHACMEKQRGKKSHPVNPETPLQSRPGARTSDLAVKQSPVQGKGISSLLGQASSSKATPTTANPLIPLSSPLWSLPTLSGDTLQSSGLTRGSVVDYPQPLATLHPYQSPPVRNFLGHNTSWLSQASIRGPWISSPTPAPSTHLSASPVFDTIKLGSGKGSSLPPSSSIKNVTPGPPASSAGLQGIFVGTASLLDVINVAVSPAQHSSDPKPKKRKKGVVSEDLGQKALQSLTPAVSNHTSTSFAVLTPLGNVPVTAVEKSIVPVSPLDNQPENDGNVEKRILSDESLMKVKEAKVYAEEASALSAAAVNHSLELWNQLDKYKNSRLMPDVEAKLASAAVAVAAAAAVAKAAAAAANVASNAAFQAKLMADEALISSGYEKSSQSNKFSLSEGTGNLGNATPASILKGGDGPNSPIIVAAKEAVRRRVEAASAASKRAENMDAIVKAAELAAEAVSQAGKVVTMNDPIPLSDLIEGGPEGYWKNRVSSQEAGLLNDLAKGPVNIENVGDIPETSHIHNRDISSGGDSVPIKINENNSRGPKGHKVYDLVKPVDMVSGSEPEIWAPSSIVKNGSENLEENNFKEGSLVEVFKDEEGYKAAWFVANILSLKDDKAFVCYTSLVPVEGAGPLKEWVSLEHDGDKPPRIRTARPLTSLQHEGTRKRRRAAMGDYAWSVGDRVDAWVQESWQEGVITEKNKKDETTLTVHFPGSGETSVVRAWHLHPSLIWKDGKWIESSKVEANDRSTHEGDTPNEKRPKIGSNKVEVKGKVKYSKSSDGVESANTDETRLLNLTENERVFNIGKSSKNESKQDPHRMARTGLQKEGSRVIFGVPKPGKKRKFMDVSQHYVEHGKNNINDRSDSVKIPNLSGSLVWKNSSRNDTKEKHGASKPKTKFGKPESVLGRVIPPKDISLSNASSTTTDLTGQTERTMDSSNHLKSASQSESQVERAPDGATEGAILFSSRATSRDAPPTKKVSTSRASKGKLAPAGDKLGKGEVEKTINDNPSKPTSDVTAQRRSNRRIQPTSRLLEGLQSSLIISKIPSFSHNRNTSKGNNQG
- the LOC130741048 gene encoding uncharacterized threonine-rich GPI-anchored glycoprotein PJ4664.02-like isoform X6; the protein is MDYDDNDFQGQNLHLAGEGSAKFPPVLRPYALSKFDFDENLQANVRFDSFVESETFLGIESNEDHQWIDAYSRGGSGIEFNSNPTASCSISRHDNVWSEATSSESVEMLLKSVGQEEYIPRQTSIQQLDAFDELACLAKQMDSNSKLDDKNEFKDNVADLQPPDVTHTSCSALKEDVRMEQSQAGVSRSHEGEPSLDVCQNIDIPLSEGNPTPFTDDKSNSTNQREVETVIDDSHPGKTLDDSSAFVVQTNSTESSMRNVGDEQQGPLQTLTNDEDLEYSVVNKEAVVDPRTVDGNAVEGNAHHPDNSFCSFPTEETLEGTSAVEGLETRLGSLEDSLRAGSVPVSELQKAERSSEDNCSFDVSRDSGNEDVNLLKDVVMDDQSVLNTCESPKVSIKDDSVYEKQVVEVSNSDGETCPNLQQNVDAVEKKTFSGSSVMKENELLSTGDPMDAEILSNKSETPMVTAEENNFSIVVEGNSDNRVGSVSSFGVVASLAKSTVLGVVSSPLSADSRETELTPSTVSINVIPSNNSGACSAVKIGESQGTIDDKVIKECTKEIGVPPVLCESSEKQGDDLPVSITKDDKETLNENDDKSSPKKLGDILLGNEGPIASAPLPVSCVELHETGSFPADSTFNPSSALGSPSQTEKDESEAKASANQTLPVSDLKNSGANNTLPAAQDLKGNAASKDKRNSTPELNSVVDLSQKEIADVNTEDDGKRQSVPASATNNATTAVEGSPSTSGLCPSKTKTVENVSLGNSPISGGVVARSASKATPERKPRRSYNKKAGKESSKRGSRLKDTTPARQSERGDKSTKVSLSPPPGFQLMQSNEGKQYGPIDSNSRKSHTLVNTSTAGLPDLNTSASTPVSFHQPFTDLQQVQLRAQIFVYGALIQGIVPDEAYMISAFGGPDGGRSIWENGWHACMEKQRGKKSHPVNPETPLQSRPGARTSDLAVKQSPVQGKGISSLLGQASSSKATPTTANPLIPLSSPLWSLPTLSGDTLQSSGLTRGSVVDYPQPLATLHPYQSPPVRNFLGHNTSWLSQASIRGPWISSPTPAPSTHLSASPVFDTIKLGSGKGSSLPPSSSIKNVTPGPPASSAGLQGIFVGTASLLDVINVAVSPAQHSSDPKPKKRKKGVVSEDLGQKALQSLTPAVSNHTSTSFAVLTPLGNVPVTAVEKSIVPVSPLDNQPENDGNVEKRILSDESLMKVKEAKVYAEEASALSAAAVNHSLELWNQLDKYKNSRLMPDVEAKLASAAVAVAAAAAVAKAAAAAANVASNAAFQAKLMADEALISSGYEKSSQSNKFSLSEGTGNLGNATPASILKGGDGPNSPIIVAAKEAVRRRVEAASAASKRAENMDAIVKAAELAAEAVSQAGKVVTMNDPIPLSDLIEGGPEGYWKNRVSSQEAGLLNDLAKGPVNIENVGDIPETSHIHNRDISSGGDSVPIKINENNSRGPKGHKVYDLVKPVDMVSGSEPEIWAPSSIVKNGSENLEENNFKEGSLVEVFKDEEGYKAAWFVANILSLKDDKAFVCYTSLVPVEGAGPLKEWVSLEHDGDKPPRIRTARPLTSLQHEGTRKRRRAAMGDYAWSVGDRVDAWVQESWQEGVITEKNKKDETTLTVHFPGSGETSVVRAWHLHPSLIWKDGKWIESSKVEANDRSTHEGDTPNEKRPKIGSNKVEVKGKVKYSKSSDGVESANTDETRLLNLTENERVFNIGKSSKNESKQDPHRMARTGLQKEGSRVIFGVPKPGKKRKFMDVSQHYVEHGKNNINDRSDSVKIPNLSGSLVWKNSSRNDTKEKHGASKPKTKFGKPESVLGRVIPPKDISLSNASSTTTDLTGQTERTMDSSNHLKSASQSESQVERAPDGATEGAILFSSRATSRDAPPTKKVSTSRASKGKLAPAGDKLGKGEVEKTINDNPSKPTSDVTAQRRSNRRIQPTSRLLEGLQSSLIISKIPSFSHNRNTSKGNNQG
- the LOC130741048 gene encoding uncharacterized protein LOC130741048 isoform X7 → MDYDDNDFQGQNLHLAGEGSAKFPPVLRPYALSKFDFDENLQANEDVRMEQSQAGVSRSHEGEPSLDVCQNIDIPLSEGNPTPFTDDKSNSTNQREVETVIDDSHPGKTLDDSSAFVVQTNSTESSMRNVGDEQQGPLQTLTNDEDLEYSVVNKEAVVDPRTVDGNAVEGNAHHPDNSFCSFPTEETLEGTSAVEGLETRLGSLEDSLRAGSVPVSELQKAERSSEDNCSFDVSRDSGNEDVNLLKDVVMDDQSVLNTCESPKVSIKDDSVYEKQVVEVSNSDGETCPNLQQNVDAVEKKTFSGSSVMKENELLSTGDPMDAEILSNKSETPMVTAEENNFSIVVEGNSDNRVGSVSSFGVVASLAKSTVLGELTQICVNKKPDKHSDHENFDQDAPVSDQENKKIPSDSSQMHCDVAQSHVVIGVVSSPLSADSRETELTPSTVSINVIPSNNSELLRDTASGYLHDVGACSAVKIGESQGTIDDKVIKECTKEIGVPPVLCESSEKQGDDLPVSITKDDKETLNENDDKSSPKKLGDILLGNEGPIASAPLPVSCVELHETGSFPADSTFNPSSALGSPSQTEKDESEAKASANQTLPVSDLKNSGANNTLPAAQDLKGNAASKDKRNSTPELNSVVDLSQKEIADVNTEDDGKRQSVPASATNNATTAVEGSPSTSGLCPSKTKTVENVSLGNSPISGGVVARSASKATPERKPRRSYNKKAGKESSKRGSRLKDTTPARQSERGDKSTKVSLSPPPGFQLMQSNEGKQYGPIDSNSRKSHTLVNTSTAGLPDLNTSASTPVSFHQPFTDLQQVQLRAQIFVYGALIQGIVPDEAYMISAFGGPDGGRSIWENGWHACMEKQRGKKSHPVNPETPLQSRPGARTSDLAVKQSPVQGKGISSLLGQASSSKATPTTANPLIPLSSPLWSLPTLSGDTLQSSGLTRGSVVDYPQPLATLHPYQSPPVRNFLGHNTSWLSQASIRGPWISSPTPAPSTHLSASPVFDTIKLGSGKGSSLPPSSSIKNVTPGPPASSAGLQGIFVGTASLLDVINVAVSPAQHSSDPKPKKRKKGVVSEDLGQKALQSLTPAVSNHTSTSFAVLTPLGNVPVTAVEKSIVPVSPLDNQPENDGNVEKRILSDESLMKVKEAKVYAEEASALSAAAVNHSLELWNQLDKYKNSRLMPDVEAKLASAAVAVAAAAAVAKAAAAAANVASNAAFQAKLMADEALISSGYEKSSQSNKFSLSEGTGNLGNATPASILKGGDGPNSPIIVAAKEAVRRRVEAASAASKRAENMDAIVKAAELAAEAVSQAGKVVTMNDPIPLSDLIEGGPEGYWKNRVSSQEAGLLNDLAKGPVNIENVGDIPETSHIHNRDISSGGDSVPIKINENNSRGPKGHKVYDLVKPVDMVSGSEPEIWAPSSIVKNGSENLEENNFKEGSLVEVFKDEEGYKAAWFVANILSLKDDKAFVCYTSLVPVEGAGPLKEWVSLEHDGDKPPRIRTARPLTSLQHEGTRKRRRAAMGDYAWSVGDRVDAWVQESWQEGVITEKNKKDETTLTVHFPGSGETSVVRAWHLHPSLIWKDGKWIESSKVEANDRSTHEGDTPNEKRPKIGSNKVEVKGKVKYSKSSDGVESANTDETRLLNLTENERVFNIGKSSKNESKQDPHRMARTGLQKEGSRVIFGVPKPGKKRKFMDVSQHYVEHGKNNINDRSDSVKIPNLSGSLVWKNSSRNDTKEKHGASKPKTKFGKPESVLGRVIPPKDISLSNASSTTTDLTGQTERTMDSSNHLKSASQSESQVERAPDGATEGAILFSSRATSRDAPPTKKVSTSRASKGKLAPAGDKLGKGEVEKTINDNPSKPTSDVTAQRRSNRRIQPTSRLLEGLQSSLIISKIPSFSHNRNTSKGNNQG